From the genome of Nicotiana sylvestris chromosome 2, ASM39365v2, whole genome shotgun sequence, one region includes:
- the LOC138885789 gene encoding uncharacterized protein: protein MDEEYEPLKTYFPDEEVMNIDESEQIERPGWKLFFDWGANKKGVGIEAVLVSGTGHHYPVTAQLQFYCTNNMDEYEACILGLRMAMDMSVQEVLVLGDSELLVHQIQGELETRDLKLIPYRQCLQDLCQRFQSIEFRHIPMIHNEIADALATLVSMLHHPDKAYMNPLQMQIHDQHAYCNVVEEKLDGEPWFHDIKEYIRMGVYLVQATGDQKRTIRPLASMFFFS, encoded by the coding sequence atggatgaagaatacgaacctttgaagacttacttccctgatgaagaggtaatgaaCATTGATGAGTCGGAACAGattgaaaggccaggatggaaacttttctttgattggGGTGCTAACaagaaaggcgttgggatagaagcggtacttgtttctggaacagggcatcactaccctgttacggctcagcttcagttctactgtactaacaacatggatgagtacgaggcatgcattttgggtttgaggatggctatGGATATGAGTGTCCAAGaggtcttggtcttgggtgactcggaacttctggtgcaccagattcaaggggaattggAAACACGAGACTTAAAACTCATACCTTACCGACAGTGCTTGcaggatctttgtcaacggttccaatcaatagagtttaggcatattccaatGATTCACAATGAGATCGCCGATGCTTTGGCGACTTTGgtgtcaatgttgcaccatcccgaTAAGGCTTATATGAATCCTTTGCAGATGCAGATCCACgaccagcatgcttactgtaatgtggtggaagaaaaGCTCGATGGGgaaccttggtttcacgatatcaaggaatacatcaggatgggggtgtatctagtacaagccacaggtgatcaaaagagaacaattaggccGTTGGCAAGCATGTTTTTCTTCAGCTGA